The Eubalaena glacialis isolate mEubGla1 chromosome 3, mEubGla1.1.hap2.+ XY, whole genome shotgun sequence nucleotide sequence TGTATGTGGGGGGTTTGCACATGGGCTTTAGTGCCAGAGATGTGGGctcaattgtttttttgtttgtttgttttgttttaaatttatttttattttatttatttttggctgcactgggtcttcgttgctgtgtgcgggctttctctagttgtggagggcgggggctactctttgttgccatgcacgggcttctcattgcgatggcttctcgttgtggagcacgggctctagagtgcaggctcagtagttgtggcacatgggctcagtagttgtggctcaccggctctagagcgcaggctcagtagttgtggtgcacgggcttagttgctccgcggcatgtgggatcttcccggaccggggctcgatcccatgtcccctgcattggcaggtggattcttaaccactgcactaccagggaagcccggctcaATTGTTTTTaagttgtgtgaccttaggtaagttaCTCATCTTCTCTGGACCTTGATATACATCGTCTGCATGCTCATCACTAAACACTCAAGTGAACTACTCCTATAGTATCCCATATGCACATGTTACTCTGTCACTTCTGTATTTTAACTTCTTCACACCTCTATGTAGAGATATTCTAGGACTGTCCTAATCGGCCAAAACAGGTTATGGTTATAGCTATGGTCAGACTTTAATCAAGTAGGAATGTCTGAGCCTGACCTCTGCCACTTTTTATCTGTGTAACCATGGGCCAGCTGCTTAATCTCTGAGATGCCCCagctctgtaaaataggaatactgTATAATACCTCATAGATGGTGGATTATATAAAGATTAAATCAAACAGTGGCTATGCTTGGCATAGCCAAGCTCACTGAACAGTAGTTATCATCTTTGTGTCTACACCACCAATACTCTCAATATTTGTGGACTGACTCATAACTTGAGAAGGTAAGGACATAAGCaagccttctttccctccttctggaATGCTAAGGTGGAGAAAAGGAGGTAGTGTCAGCTGTTACACCCAGTGAACCAGGCAGGGCCAGCATGGTGGATTACTGAGGCAAATACAGATTGctaattattttggaaaatagcaGGGATGTCTTCCTCTTCCACATTTTGTTGAGTGGATTCCCACCATCCACACTCTCAAGCCAGAAATTCAAGCATTATCTAAGATTCTTTCCTTCCACTCATTCTGCCACATCGTATTAGTTAACAAGATGGCGATCTACTGCACTTTCAAAATGCCATACTTCATCAAGCCCAAGATGCCATCCACTGTTAAGACAAACCATTATTAAACGATGACATACTACTGACATCTAGAAGCATCTAGGTCTGAGAGATTAAAACGTGGGGGAAGAAAAGTACGTTTACAATTGATGAAATACAACACCTCTCAGTCCATCACCATCTTTGTTCAGACCTCCAacatctcttgcctggactggGTTGGAGGCTCCCAGTGGTTTCTCCCCCACTCATCCTCCACTGCCAAGATGAGCTTTCTAAAAAGGCCAATTTTACCAACTCCCTACCCCCAACCCTTCAATTAGCTCTCCTCTCATACCCGCCTGGCCAATATTCTTCACTTTCAGCTGCAATTCCCCAAATGTCATATTGCTTCTTGTCAGTGCCCCTCACGTGCTATTTTTTGTCTAGAATTGCTTTTCATCCTATTCCTCATCTACCTATCTCCTAGCTGTTAGAAGTAAGAGTGCTCTGGCTGGGACCTATCTCACTCCACCCTTCCTGACTGGCAGGATTACTCTGGTTGCTATGGCTTGTTAAGTGGATATCCCTTTGTTCATTCACAAATAAACTCCATCCAAAAataaaccctaccctaacccccaAAGACAACCTTCCTACAGAGATGACAGTCGGAGCCTCCAAACAAGCTCtaactcttgtttctttttcaacaCCCAAGCAGGTGTCAGCTCTTCCAAAAAGTCTTCTCAAATTCTCCAAGCTGAGTTAAGCAGCCCTCCCCGGTGCTCCATGATATTCCATGTGCACCTCTATCACAGTCCTTCTTATACCATGTTGTAATGGCTGACTTGCTTTCTCCCCCACTAGACCGTGAGCTTCCTGGAAATAGGGGCCTGTCTTACTCACCTGTGTCATTCTCCAGAATCTGGAACCTGGAAGGCACTTAATACTCAGTAATTAAGTATTACTCActtatggatggatagatggatggatgaatgaaaaatGGTTACTGTTTATAATCACTGGGTCCTAGTACCCCTAGGAGATGCTACCTCTAAAATCACTTCACAGTGCCACTAACTTCCTCTAAGCTTGGTAACTGGCTTAATCAGGAAAGCACAATGGCACTACCTGGTGGTTAGTGTAGGGAGCACACCTTATTGAACAAAAGAAAGTTTGCTCTTGAATCACTGTTCTTTTctgctccagtggttaggaaatGTCAAGGGTGAGGTGGATCTGTAGCagtattcacaaaaattaaaaatgcaatatcctctgtaacaaagtaaaaaaattttttaaagtgaggtcGGTTTGCATTTTCAAGACAACCAGGAAATTGCAATGACACCACCTGGTGGTCAGTGCCAGGAGCACACCTTATTGAACGGAAGAAAGTTTGCTCCTGAATCACACTGCTCTctgttccagtggttaggatagATGTCAAGGGTGAGGTggatttgcattttcaaaagatCAAGctcgggatttccctggcagtccagtggttaaaactttgccttccaatgcagggggtgtgggtttgatccctggttggggaactaaaatcccacatgccttgtggccaaaaaaccaaaacataaaaacagaagcaatattgtaacaaattcaataaagactttaaaaaaatggtccacatttaaaaaaaaaaaaaaaaaagatcaagctgATGACTGAATACAGAATGGACTGGAGAAGGGACCAGAGGAGGAAGCAGGGACACTAGGGGGAGGTTATTTTGTCAGAGCTGAGAGTCACGTCCAGATCTGTGACTTCAAAGCCACCAAGCCTAACCACTTTGTAATACTGCCTCTTCTACCCAcagccttccttctccctctcaacTGAGCACTACGGCATACAGATTCTAAGATTCAAGGATTTCCACCTTCTGGTATTCATACCCTTAGGTAATTAcctcccttgagtgtgggctggccTAGTGACTTATTTCTAATTAACAGAGCACAGCCAAGGTATGAGATGTCACTGCCATAACTTCCATCCTGCTAGCAGACTCTCATCCTTGTTGGCTTTGATGAAGACAGTTGCCATGTTGGTAAGACTCATGTAGCAAAGAACTAAGGGCAGCCTCTGGCTAACAGTTCATTAGTAAACAGAGCTCCACAGTCCTACAAACCCTTGAGGAACTGAAATTCTGCCAACAATttaagtgagcttggaagcagatccttcttcagctgagccttcagatgaggACACAGGCCTGGCCAGTAATTCaactgcagccttgtgagaaaAGAAACcctgaagcagaggacccagttcAGTGTGCCTGAACTCCTGATCCATAGAAActctgaaataataaatgtgtgttgtttaaagccactaagtttgtggtaactaATGCAGCAATGGATAACAAAGCACGTACTCAAAATGTCATTATCACGCAAGTCAAAACCTTCTGAAAATCTGGGAAACTTTCTGTAGTAAGAATCAACTACTATAccactagtgtgtgtgtgtgtcccatatCCTGCAGCCTCCCAGCCAGAGGCTTTCGCGGCTGCCTCCACAGAGCATCCTCCTGTGAACTGAGTGACCATGTATCATCTGTGCGACCTTGACAGAATCTAGTCCCAACCTCTGCTAGGCCTTTGTGGACCATTTACAGCTCACAAGGAGCGAAGCTTATAAGGAAAGGCCATTAACGCCAGGATGAGATTGTGGCATTACCAAGCAGATCAACACAAAGGACATTCATCCCCAGAAAGGAACTTGGACAATTTGATTTCAAGTACAGATCTCTCACTCCTTTTACAGCATGTTGTAATAGATTATATGGCACTGAAGGAAGTACAGCAATGCTGGATATGCTATCAATTTAGCTAATTCCACTGAACAAACAGGAAGTGAGGTAGAGTCCCACAAGAGCTCAGTCAGAATCAGCATAGAGTAACTCAGCCAAAAAGCTTCTGTTAAGTTCCTGAATAATTCAggtcaaaatgaattttaatctGAGTTAACTCATAATCAACAGGTTggctgtttttcttgtttcttacccACTGTCCTATTCTCTTTTCCACAATATTCTAAAGTTGCCACTTAATGGATTCTTCCTGCTGCAGATGGCGGAACTCTGGATCTCCTGCTCAGTGGGGCTAGAGAGTGGATTCATAACATTGTTAGTGGCAGCCTCCAAAATCTCTTCCAAGTCTAAAATTCTATGAGTTTAGAGGCTGACTGTCCCAAAACCTGGCCATTGCTGCTGCCTCAAATTCTCCAGTCATCCTAGCTCAGCAGAAAGAGCAGAATGGGACAAGCCAAACCTTATCAATCGTGCAGAAATACCAGAACCACACGCTCGCTCGCTAGCCAAGCCAAGCTGTCCATCATCCGCCAGTACCCAACATTCTGCTTCCCAGACGAATCTGAAGCTGGAGTTGCACCACCTGTTAAATAGCCACAACCCCAATCTCAAACACTTCTAGTTACTAAGAGACTAACAACAGTCCTCTCTGGAAAATGACTTGCCAATCTTTTTGAGGGAAGAAGAAACCCTTCTTTCTCTAATGCTCTGACTTATGGGAGAACAGATGGAGATAAAGGAGAAGGAAAGTACACTGGCCAGTACTCTGAAACTGACTAGTTGAGTATCTGTGACCTGGAGAGGATCCCAAAAGAGACTGATGTGATTCTTTACCATCCCAACTAAAAGTAATAACGATAGCATTTACATTCACACAGGACCACCTTCAAAGAAGTTCATGATTTACCTACATGCCCTCGACTCTCGTGCCACCTCCCATCAGGGCAGAGATTGGGGCAACAAGGAGGTGACAGGTCCTAGCCATGACAGCCTTTGTCAGAGTCCACTCTCAGTGGAAGTGAAGCCCTGGAAGCTGGGTTCAGTGCTTGAAGGCAGAGCCACTGGCTGGCTTAGCAACTTGTTCACGATGCTGATTTTAGCATCCTGCTTCTCAGCGTCCTCATACGGAGTCCAGGACAAGTCATGCTGTAGCTTGTAGGCACCAAGGAAGTCATGTGGACAACCTGTCCCCCATTCCTAGAGAAGGCAAACGAGTCAGTTCTGATCAGGGCAGGAGATAACGAAACTGAGCTCATGTCCTAATTCTaccacaattttcttttttagcttttcACTCCAGACCAGTCAGAATCATCTTGGAAACCATTACATTACACATCAGATACCTCCCTTAACAGAGATAATGACTGTGAAATAATTTAAGCACATGCGTATTTTTCAGAGTCATGTCTGGGCTCATGCCACCTCCAGTTTTCTAGAAAACCACTTCCCAACCCCTATGCCTACATTttctcacacaccacacacaccacacacacacacacacaaacacacacccaagAATTTCTCAAAGACAAGAGTAGATTTTTGTGCAAAAATTAAATGTTCTTACCTTTGgagaaataatggaaaaatacCGCTGACCACTCTCCCGTTTATAAAGGTAGTAAATGTTGCCAGGTTTTTTCACTATATTACAAGCTACATGGTGCAAGTCAGCATCTCTGCGAGCATCCTCCAATACCTAAGAACCGCAGAGATGTAACCAATTAGGTGTTAGGTAACAGGCACTCATACTCAATGACCATCCCACTCAAAATCTGGAAGCCGTTCAATGCCTAGGGTCTTGCTCCCCCGCAGCAGTGAATCATGACTGAGATCCAGACGATACTGAAGAGAAAAATTACACGATGTTACGCTACTGTGCTGTAAAAATGCCTTTAGGAAAATTGTATTTCAAAACGTTGAGTGTTACTGGCTTttgaatggtttttacatttctttccaatttttctgtGGTCAGTACATTTCTTTTATAACTGAAAACATAGTTTCCCCTCAAAATGCTTTATCTCACTGAGCTTTCTCCCAATGAAAACACTTATACTTAACCTCTTGGGCTTATTCTATTTTACTCAACACTTCTATATTTCTAGGAGGTACTGAACAAGTAAGTTACAATGATTATAAGCAAGTTCAGTCAATCCTATGAACTAAGTAAAGAAAACGAACGCTTACCTAAAAGCCACTACTTACCTTCCTAGCTTGTTCTTGCAAATGTTCGATTTGCTCAGCTATGACTGTCAGCTTGTTGGTGGCATTTGCTCTGACAAATTCATTAGCCTAAGGTGAGAAAAAAACTGAACTGTGGGTCAAAAAAAGGGTAAGACTTCTACGATGTTCTTATTTAGATCCCAATGTAAAGTTATGTCAACATCTTTGCTTATGCCTAAAATACTCTTCCCATTCTCACCATTCCCCCATGAACGCCCACTCATCCCAAGGCCCAGCTCAAACAGTACTGCTTACAAAAAGCCAATGCTGACACGACCCACACCACAGAAATAAGTGCTCCTTTTCTATTTCCCAAAGCATCTACCTTGTTC carries:
- the C3H1orf50 gene encoding uncharacterized protein C1orf50 homolog isoform X2 → MEDGATPGTTQGVIENQGVLSAAGALVELTPTPGGLALVSPYHTHRVGDPLDLVALAEQVQKANEFVRANATNKLTVIAEQIEHLQEQARKVLEDARRDADLHHVACNIVKKPGNIYYLYKRESGQRYFSIISPKEWGTGCPHDFLGAYKLQHDLSWTPYEDAEKQDAKISIVNKLLSQPVALPSSTEPSFQGFTSTESGL
- the C3H1orf50 gene encoding uncharacterized protein C1orf50 homolog isoform X1, with product MEDGATPGTTQGVIENQGVLSAAGWGGALVELTPTPGGLALVSPYHTHRVGDPLDLVALAEQVQKANEFVRANATNKLTVIAEQIEHLQEQARKVLEDARRDADLHHVACNIVKKPGNIYYLYKRESGQRYFSIISPKEWGTGCPHDFLGAYKLQHDLSWTPYEDAEKQDAKISIVNKLLSQPVALPSSTEPSFQGFTSTESGL